The Corvus hawaiiensis isolate bCorHaw1 chromosome 10, bCorHaw1.pri.cur, whole genome shotgun sequence genome includes a window with the following:
- the LOC125331019 gene encoding syncytin-1-like — MKMMWFKLFFLCLLSAQSVTMIQLWNQNLHAALVQNVSNALHKNSCWICTQMPRINEDNNWPLIGVLMNETNLNNSWEQVTKDYLPVTLSSLIPDQENYKVPCVVVNVTGKVTLPPYCHKTESKIRLVPKAIVGLAQTPWRMVPPQGSGWYWICKNEAWKVLPLDKDRACALGAIIPDITVFGHLKEQSGWRWTNIRRIKTPNNPLVEHPMIFHSAIMAPVPSLEVNELEKAIVNISAIIEHTENQISDAIMASREEVWGLARVILQNRLVLDFLLVSQGGMCRVINTSCCSYIDETGRIKKDLAEIWKQTQILDQVTLEDDSLGFENNNHTLTSQFPKLIWIIQLFILVVFVVSVCIMTWCMFRCCSFWSSLWINVKYKW; from the coding sequence ATGAAGATGATGTggtttaaattgttttttctaTGTTTACTCTCTGCACAGTCGGTAACAATGATTCAGCTTTGGAACCAAAATTTGCATGCGGCTCTAGTCCAAAATGTGTCCAATGCTCTTCATAAAAACAGTTGTTGGATTTGTACTCAAATGCCAAGAATTAATGAGGATAACAACTGGCCATTAATTGGTGTTTTAATGAATGAGACAAACCTTAACAACAGTTGGGAACAGGTCACTAAGGACTACCTACCTGTAACTCTAAGCAGCTTAATTCCTGATCAAGAAAATTATAAGGTTCCCTGCGTGGTGGTTAATGTCACAGGAAAGGTCACTCTCCCTCCGTATTGTCATAAAACTGAATCTAAAATAAGGCTGGTACCAAAAGCCATAGTAGGATTGGCACAGACACCCTGGAGAATGGTTCCCCCGCAGGGTTCAGGATGGTATTGGATATGTAAAAATGAAGCATGGAAAGTTTTGCCCCTTGATAAAGACCGGGCCTGTGCCCTTGGGGCTATAATCCCAGACATAACAGTATTTGGTCACCTCAAAGAACAAAGTGGGTGGAGGTGGACTAATATAAGAAGGATAAAAACACCCAATAATCCCCTTGTTGAGCATCCTATGATTTTCCATAGTGCAATTATGGCTCCTGTTCCTTCTTTAGAAGTAAATGAATTGGAAAAAGCAATTGTTAACATTTCGGCCATTATTGAACATACTGAGAATCAAATTTCAGATGCAATCATGGCCTCACGAGAAGAAGTTTGGGGTTTGGCTCGTGTGATTCTGCAAAACAGACTGGTTCTCGATTTTCTACTGGTTTCACAAGGGGGCATGTGTAGAGTCATTAACACTAGTTGTTGTTCTTATATAGATGAGActggaagaattaaaaaagattTGGCTGAAATTTGGAAACAAACTCAAATTTTAGATCAGGTAACTCTCGAAGACGACTCATTGGGCTTTGAAAATAATAACCATACACTTACTTCACAGTTTCCAAAGCTGATTTGGATAATACAACTCTTCATACTAGTTGTATTTGTAGTTAGTGTCTGCATAATGACTTGGTGTATGTTTCGATGCTGTAGCTTCTGGTCATCTTTATGGATTAATGTTAAATATAAATGGTAG